One Undibacter mobilis genomic region harbors:
- a CDS encoding Bug family tripartite tricarboxylate transporter substrate binding protein, translating into MLRSSGAKGLIGFFFTVLLCLAQGQSAARAEDVADFPSHNIRIVCAFGAGGPPDVVARVVAQGLSVKLGKPVIVENISGASGMLAARTAARSAPDGYTLMVVDMSFIVARHAVASFDINPLEAFKSVGLAARSPFTLIVDRKLPVATAAEFVALTKSKPEAAIVGHTGIGTTPHLGYLAFATATGTKSRLIPYRNIGDALNNIMSGDIHAAFSAASTAASVQGSDKLKVLAVTGDKRIPQLPNIPTFAEGGIVMKGFEEGAWYGFVAPAGTPDAIVNKLNAALNEVVKDQSLRERLVASGVELTSGTPADFAKFMASQDQFWGKTLKDAGITPN; encoded by the coding sequence ATGCTGCGATCATCAGGCGCAAAAGGGCTGATCGGTTTCTTCTTCACTGTCCTCCTGTGCCTCGCGCAGGGTCAGAGTGCGGCACGGGCCGAGGACGTTGCGGATTTTCCTAGCCACAACATCCGCATCGTGTGCGCTTTCGGCGCCGGCGGTCCGCCCGATGTTGTTGCCCGCGTTGTGGCGCAAGGACTGTCGGTAAAGCTGGGCAAGCCCGTCATCGTTGAAAACATCTCCGGCGCCAGCGGCATGCTTGCGGCGCGCACAGCCGCGCGAAGCGCCCCGGACGGCTATACGCTCATGGTTGTCGACATGTCGTTCATCGTGGCCCGTCACGCCGTCGCGTCGTTCGACATCAATCCGCTGGAAGCGTTCAAGTCCGTCGGTCTTGCTGCCCGTTCACCCTTCACCCTGATCGTCGACAGAAAATTGCCGGTCGCAACCGCTGCCGAGTTTGTCGCGCTGACGAAGAGCAAGCCCGAGGCGGCTATTGTTGGCCATACCGGCATCGGCACGACTCCGCACCTCGGTTATTTGGCCTTCGCGACGGCGACCGGAACAAAGTCGCGTCTTATTCCCTACCGCAACATCGGCGATGCGCTTAACAACATCATGAGCGGCGACATCCATGCGGCCTTTTCGGCTGCCAGCACGGCGGCGAGTGTGCAGGGTTCGGACAAGTTGAAGGTTCTTGCCGTCACAGGGGATAAACGTATTCCGCAGCTCCCGAACATCCCGACCTTCGCTGAAGGCGGCATCGTCATGAAAGGTTTCGAAGAGGGCGCGTGGTATGGCTTTGTCGCACCGGCCGGTACGCCCGATGCCATCGTCAATAAGCTCAATGCGGCGCTCAATGAGGTCGTCAAGGATCAGTCGCTGCGAGAGCGTCTGGTCGCGTCGGGTGTCGAATTGACCAGCGGTACGCCCGCCGATTTTGCCAAGTTTATGGCGAGTCAGGATCAGTTCTGGGGCAAGACTCTGAAGGATGCCGGCATTACACCGAACTGA